In a genomic window of Deltaproteobacteria bacterium:
- a CDS encoding sigma-54-dependent Fis family transcriptional regulator produces IQDREFTRVGGTEPIRVVVRIISATNKDIEEAVRKGEFREDLFYRLNVIHLRLPNLRERKDDIPLLAQNFLNLFSAELGKDIRQISPDAMKLLMNYDYPGNVRELQNMIERAVALESSNVLTPQNLSSYIDEQRDMARMDIDLEIPREGIDLEQVVENLERTLLLKALQKTRGIKKRAAELLHINFRSMRYRLEKYGIDNPDDS; encoded by the coding sequence GATTCAGGATCGCGAGTTTACCAGAGTGGGCGGCACCGAGCCGATCCGTGTGGTCGTTAGGATCATCTCCGCCACCAATAAAGACATAGAAGAAGCCGTCCGAAAGGGCGAGTTCCGTGAAGATCTCTTTTACCGGCTCAACGTGATCCATCTAAGGCTTCCTAATCTGAGGGAGAGGAAGGACGACATCCCTCTACTGGCTCAGAATTTTCTCAATCTCTTCTCTGCTGAACTCGGCAAGGACATCCGGCAAATCTCCCCCGACGCCATGAAACTCCTCATGAACTATGACTATCCAGGAAACGTCCGGGAACTCCAAAACATGATCGAAAGAGCCGTTGCCCTGGAAAGCTCGAATGTCCTTACCCCTCAGAACCTCTCCTCTTACATAGACGAGCAGCGCGACATGGCCAGGATGGACATAGATCTGGAGATTCCAAGAGAGGGAATCGATCTCGAACAGGTAGTGGAGAACCTAGAGAGAACCCTCCTCCTTAAGGCTCTGCAAAAAACCAGAGGGATAAAGAAGAGAGCGGCCGAGCTTCTCCATATCAATTTCAGATCCATGCGCTATCGATTGGAGAAATACGGCATCGACAACCCAGACGACTCATGA
- the mutL gene encoding DNA mismatch repair endonuclease MutL: protein MAQKIQVLSGEVVNRIAAGEVVERPASVVKELVENAVDAEAREILIHARSGGLRSIRVVDDGTGMEREDALTAFQRHATSKIRVSDDLERVSTLGFRGEALPSIASVSRVRMVTREHRSLIGTEILLEAGQVKEVRETGCRGGTDITVEDLFFNTPARRKFQRSVATEFSRITEVVVRIALAECGIHFKLFHNDRQVLDIPPTGERLERIGVLLGREVYRALRRVKVRMDSVEIEGYLSDPAFTRPNSKGFYFYVNRRFVRDRIIHHAVMEAYRNLIPKDRYPVAILFLDVPFWNVDANVHPTKIEVRFRSTDLIHRGVIGLSHGLPGQRRGPPAVPLPAGLGEHRADSLAVAEPAFVYGPVPGAEPQEAKVDSRAPDGGLFSSTKTSLRILGQIGKTYLVCESSGGLILVDQHAAHERIVFERLKRDAEGGIPEVQTLLFPETVELSPAEWEGANRYFSDLKRIGFDLEPFGHNTVAIKSVPSILSRSDSRRIVSDILRGLAQEEARGGEAAFETVLKVAACHGAIRAGQVLSHEEMTRLVEEMEKEGFFFTCPHGRPACLEIGLPELARRFKRSS, encoded by the coding sequence ATGGCCCAGAAGATCCAAGTCCTTTCCGGCGAAGTGGTGAACCGCATCGCTGCAGGGGAGGTCGTCGAGAGGCCGGCCTCTGTCGTTAAGGAACTCGTTGAGAATGCCGTCGATGCGGAGGCGAGGGAGATTCTTATCCATGCAAGGAGTGGAGGGCTCCGTAGTATCCGGGTCGTGGACGATGGAACGGGCATGGAGAGGGAGGATGCCCTTACGGCTTTTCAGAGACACGCAACGAGCAAGATCAGAGTGAGCGATGATCTGGAAAGGGTCAGTACACTCGGGTTCAGGGGAGAGGCCCTGCCGAGCATCGCTTCGGTTTCCAGAGTGAGGATGGTCACCAGAGAGCACCGGTCCCTGATCGGCACCGAGATCCTCCTTGAAGCCGGGCAGGTCAAGGAGGTCCGCGAGACCGGGTGCCGGGGGGGAACGGATATTACGGTGGAGGATCTTTTCTTCAATACCCCTGCCCGAAGGAAGTTCCAGCGGTCCGTGGCCACGGAGTTCTCCCGTATCACGGAGGTGGTTGTCCGAATCGCCCTGGCCGAGTGTGGGATTCATTTCAAGCTGTTTCATAACGACAGGCAGGTGCTCGATATTCCACCAACAGGGGAGAGATTGGAACGTATCGGGGTCCTCCTGGGCAGGGAGGTCTACAGGGCTCTGCGTCGGGTGAAGGTAAGGATGGATTCTGTCGAGATTGAGGGTTATCTGAGCGATCCGGCATTCACCCGCCCCAATTCCAAGGGATTCTATTTCTATGTAAATCGTCGTTTTGTGAGGGATCGAATCATCCACCATGCCGTCATGGAGGCCTACCGGAATCTCATACCCAAGGACCGGTATCCGGTGGCGATCCTTTTCCTTGATGTGCCGTTCTGGAATGTCGACGCCAACGTTCACCCCACCAAGATCGAAGTACGCTTCCGCTCGACAGACCTGATTCATAGGGGAGTAATCGGCTTGTCCCACGGCCTGCCCGGGCAGAGGAGAGGGCCCCCGGCTGTTCCTTTGCCGGCAGGCCTGGGGGAGCATCGGGCGGACTCTCTGGCCGTGGCAGAACCGGCCTTCGTGTACGGTCCTGTTCCGGGGGCTGAACCTCAAGAGGCTAAGGTCGACTCCCGGGCTCCGGATGGAGGGCTCTTCAGCAGTACAAAAACCTCCCTGAGGATCCTCGGACAGATCGGAAAGACCTATTTGGTCTGTGAATCCTCAGGAGGGCTCATCCTGGTGGATCAACATGCGGCCCACGAACGAATCGTTTTTGAACGGCTGAAAAGAGACGCAGAGGGTGGTATTCCCGAGGTTCAGACTCTTCTTTTCCCTGAGACCGTGGAACTCTCCCCTGCAGAATGGGAGGGGGCGAACCGCTACTTTTCGGATTTGAAACGGATCGGTTTTGACCTGGAGCCCTTCGGGCACAACACGGTTGCCATCAAGTCCGTGCCCTCCATCCTCTCCCGGAGTGACAGCCGCCGGATCGTCTCGGATATCCTTCGAGGTTTGGCGCAAGAGGAAGCCCGGGGAGGTGAGGCGGCTTTTGAGACGGTACTCAAAGTAGCAGCCTGTCACGGCGCCATCCGGGCAGGGCAGGTGTTGTCTCACGAGGAGATGACGAGGCTTGTCGAGGAGATGGAAAAGGAGGGGTTTTTCTTCACCTGTCCCCACGGAAGACCGGCATGCCTGGAGATCGGTCTGCCGGAGTTGGCCAGGAGATTCAAGCGATCCTCATGA
- the dnaE gene encoding DNA polymerase III subunit alpha, whose translation MKRSNFVHLHVHSQYSLLDGAIRFGDLLDRARQFKMDSLALTDHGNMFGAIEFYQKAIQKGVKPIIGCEVYVAPGSRHEKKPGMEKPYHLTLLAKNRTGYHNLAQLVSLAHLEGFYYKPRVDKELLGRYQEGLFALSGCMKGEISLSILNNDMEGAVRTAQQYREIFGERFFLEIQDNRVEGQRRINEGIAEIGERLGIPLVATNDCHYLSREDARAHDVLLCIQTGKTINDEDRMKLSSEEFYFKSAEEMGELFSGYPEALENTLRIADQCNLELRFGEYKFPRFTPPEGKSLNLYLDERSRDGLRERLHRIPEPHDKYWTRLEKELEIIKSMGFAGYFLIVADFINFAKERGIPVGPGRGSAAGSLVAFALKITDIDPLRYGLLFERFLNPERISMPDVDVDFCMERRDEVIQYVTEKYGKDNVAQIITFGKMQAKAVVRDVGRALDMPYSEVDRIAKLIPNTLNITLRQALDQEPALREMEEKDEQVRNLISIGLALEGLTRHASTHAAGVVISNRPLREYLPLYRGQNGEVITQYSMKDIEKIGLIKFDFLGLKTLTVLHKAEEAVRRHRDPGFKLESIDLADSKTYELLGSGATNGVFQLESPGMKELLVKLKPETFEDIIALVALYRPGPLGSGMVDDFIRRRHGAEAAEYVLPELEEVLGETYGVIVYQEQVMKIATLLADFSLGDADGLRRAMGKKIPAEMAKQREKFMEGARKKRISPEKAERIFELMAKFAEYGFNKSHSAAYALIAFQTAYLKAHYPVEFMAALLTSEVDTTDKIVKYIAECRDMKIEVLPPDVNESWRDFTIVGDRIRFGLAAIKNVGTGSIESILTERERGGNFLSIFDFCGRVDLRRVNKRVLESLIKSGAFDFTGLARARMMAVLDEAVDRGQSLQRARESRQMGIFPQMEGGGSKEDGEGLLPEIDEWPENQRLAFEKEAVGFYITSHPLARFEDEIRRYGQDDTVSILERQNGSEVSVCGVVNSIKEIQTRKGDRMAFLSLEDMKGFVEVILFPDVFKASLQYLRADGPVVVRGILDMEDENPKIKASQVLPLSQNERTRVSKVHFILKSPGIGRNELVDLKKILLENQGESTAFLHLIVPSKGETVIRLPIKVDPSSALLASLEATFGYPVARFE comes from the coding sequence ATGAAGCGATCGAATTTTGTCCATCTCCATGTACACAGTCAGTATAGTCTCCTGGACGGAGCTATCCGTTTTGGGGATCTCCTCGATAGGGCCCGCCAGTTTAAGATGGATTCCCTTGCCCTCACGGACCACGGGAACATGTTCGGGGCAATCGAGTTCTATCAGAAGGCGATTCAGAAGGGCGTTAAACCCATAATCGGTTGTGAGGTCTACGTGGCACCAGGCAGCCGTCACGAAAAAAAACCGGGAATGGAAAAACCCTATCATCTGACCCTGCTTGCGAAGAACAGAACAGGATACCACAACCTGGCACAGCTGGTCAGCCTGGCCCACCTTGAGGGTTTCTACTACAAGCCCAGAGTGGACAAGGAGCTCCTCGGCCGGTACCAGGAGGGTCTCTTTGCCCTGAGCGGATGCATGAAGGGAGAGATATCCCTGTCCATCCTTAACAACGACATGGAGGGTGCCGTCAGGACGGCACAACAGTACAGGGAGATCTTTGGTGAGCGTTTTTTCCTGGAGATTCAGGATAACAGGGTGGAGGGCCAGAGGCGCATCAATGAGGGAATTGCCGAAATCGGAGAGAGACTCGGAATCCCCCTTGTTGCGACCAATGACTGCCACTATCTGAGCAGGGAAGACGCCAGGGCCCACGACGTCCTCCTCTGTATCCAGACGGGAAAGACGATCAATGATGAGGATCGTATGAAACTCTCCTCTGAAGAGTTCTATTTCAAGTCGGCCGAGGAGATGGGGGAGCTCTTTTCCGGGTACCCGGAGGCTCTGGAAAACACGCTGCGGATTGCCGACCAGTGCAACCTCGAGTTGAGATTCGGCGAGTACAAATTCCCGCGGTTTACGCCGCCCGAGGGTAAATCTCTCAATCTCTATCTCGATGAGCGCTCCAGGGATGGTCTCAGGGAACGCTTGCACCGCATTCCAGAACCTCACGACAAGTACTGGACCCGCCTTGAAAAGGAGCTGGAGATCATCAAGTCGATGGGGTTTGCGGGATATTTTCTCATCGTTGCAGATTTCATCAACTTCGCCAAGGAGAGGGGCATCCCAGTCGGACCTGGGCGGGGGTCGGCAGCGGGCAGCCTGGTGGCCTTTGCTTTGAAGATCACCGATATCGATCCCCTGCGATACGGTCTTCTCTTTGAGCGGTTTCTCAACCCCGAGCGGATCAGTATGCCCGATGTGGACGTCGATTTCTGTATGGAACGAAGGGATGAGGTGATCCAGTATGTGACCGAGAAATACGGCAAGGATAACGTGGCCCAGATCATCACCTTCGGAAAAATGCAGGCAAAGGCGGTGGTTCGGGATGTTGGCCGTGCTCTGGACATGCCCTACAGTGAGGTGGATCGAATAGCCAAACTCATCCCCAATACGCTCAACATAACCCTCCGACAGGCACTGGACCAGGAACCGGCTCTGAGGGAGATGGAAGAGAAGGACGAACAGGTGCGAAACCTCATCTCCATAGGCCTTGCGCTGGAGGGACTGACGAGGCATGCTTCCACCCATGCTGCGGGTGTCGTCATTTCCAACAGACCCTTGAGGGAATACCTTCCCCTCTACCGGGGGCAGAACGGTGAGGTGATTACCCAGTATTCGATGAAGGATATAGAGAAGATCGGTTTGATCAAGTTCGATTTTCTAGGGTTGAAGACCCTTACCGTGTTGCACAAAGCCGAAGAGGCGGTGAGAAGGCACAGGGATCCAGGCTTCAAGCTCGAATCGATCGATCTTGCCGATTCAAAGACCTACGAGCTTCTCGGCTCCGGGGCCACCAACGGGGTGTTTCAGCTTGAGAGCCCGGGGATGAAGGAGCTCCTGGTCAAGCTCAAGCCCGAGACATTTGAAGACATAATAGCCCTGGTGGCCCTGTACCGGCCCGGCCCCCTGGGCAGCGGGATGGTGGACGACTTCATCAGGCGGAGGCACGGGGCCGAGGCAGCAGAGTATGTGCTCCCCGAACTCGAAGAGGTACTGGGAGAAACTTACGGGGTTATTGTCTACCAGGAACAGGTAATGAAGATTGCCACTCTCCTGGCTGATTTCAGCCTTGGAGATGCAGACGGGCTTCGGCGGGCCATGGGTAAGAAGATACCCGCCGAAATGGCGAAACAACGAGAGAAGTTTATGGAGGGTGCCCGGAAGAAGAGAATCAGCCCCGAGAAGGCCGAAAGAATCTTTGAGCTCATGGCCAAGTTTGCCGAATACGGGTTCAATAAGTCCCACAGCGCCGCCTATGCCCTCATCGCCTTCCAGACCGCGTACTTGAAGGCCCACTACCCCGTGGAATTCATGGCTGCTCTGTTGACGAGCGAAGTGGACACCACCGACAAGATCGTCAAGTACATCGCCGAATGCCGGGATATGAAGATAGAGGTCCTTCCCCCGGATGTGAACGAGAGCTGGAGGGATTTTACGATCGTAGGCGACCGGATCCGTTTTGGCCTGGCGGCTATCAAGAACGTGGGGACCGGGTCCATCGAATCGATTCTGACAGAGAGAGAAAGAGGGGGGAATTTTCTTTCCATCTTCGATTTCTGCGGCCGGGTCGATCTGCGGAGGGTCAACAAACGGGTCCTGGAGAGTCTGATAAAGAGCGGCGCTTTCGACTTCACGGGACTGGCTCGGGCTCGGATGATGGCGGTCCTTGATGAGGCCGTAGACCGGGGCCAGAGTCTCCAAAGAGCAAGGGAGAGCAGGCAGATGGGGATATTCCCTCAAATGGAAGGCGGAGGTTCGAAGGAGGATGGGGAAGGGCTCCTTCCAGAAATCGACGAGTGGCCTGAAAATCAGCGGCTGGCTTTCGAGAAGGAGGCGGTCGGTTTCTACATTACCAGCCACCCCCTTGCCCGTTTTGAGGATGAGATCAGGCGCTACGGCCAGGATGACACGGTCAGTATTCTGGAACGGCAGAACGGCAGTGAGGTGAGTGTCTGCGGGGTGGTGAACTCCATCAAGGAGATTCAAACCAGAAAAGGGGACCGCATGGCCTTTCTCTCCCTGGAAGATATGAAGGGCTTTGTGGAGGTGATTCTCTTCCCCGATGTTTTCAAGGCAAGCCTGCAGTATCTTAGAGCGGACGGCCCGGTGGTGGTCCGTGGAATTCTGGATATGGAGGATGAGAATCCCAAGATCAAGGCTTCCCAGGTTTTGCCCCTCTCCCAGAATGAGAGGACTCGCGTCTCCAAGGTCCATTTCATTCTGAAGAGCCCGGGGATCGGGCGGAATGAGCTGGTGGATTTGAAGAAGATCCTGCTGGAGAACCAGGGAGAGAGCACGGCCTTCCTCCACCTGATCGTGCCCAGCAAGGGTGAAACCGTGATCCGTCTTCCCATAAAGGTCGATCCCTCTTCCGCTTTGCTCGCCTCTCTTGAGGCGACCTTCGGCTATCCTGTCGCGAGGTTTGAATAG
- the guaA gene encoding glutamine-hydrolyzing GMP synthase, translating into MGPEGDRILILDFGSQYTQLIARRIRELKVYCEIRPFDVSRAEIEAFCPKGIVLSGGPASIYEPEAPRCDPSVLEMGVPILGICYGMQLTAHLLGGRVAASPRREYGQAKVTIDKEVDLFRGIFSEGSDREVSVWMSHGDHVEALPEGFEGLAHSENCPIAAFGSTRRRIYGLQFHPEVAHTSHGTAMLRNFLFEICHCEPSWSMESFVRRTVEEIRNRVGPDRVICALSGGVDSSVVAVLLHRAIGDRSVCIFVNNGLLRKGEAESVIAVFRNRMHLNLRAVDAEDLFLAKLRGVSDPEEKRRIIGNEFVFLFEREAQRYGNVRFLAQGTLYPDVIESVSFKGPSARIKSHHNVGGLPDKLNLRLLEPLRELFKDEVRQVGRELGIPEEIVGRQPFPGPGLAVRIIGEVDRERLRILREADAIVTEEIAKSPLSGEIWQAFAVLLPVRTVGVMGDSRTYEHVIALRVVSSVDGMTADWVRLPYELLGTLSNRIVNEVKGINRVVYDLSSKPPSTIEWE; encoded by the coding sequence ATGGGTCCGGAAGGGGACAGGATCCTTATTCTCGACTTCGGCTCTCAGTACACACAGCTGATCGCTCGACGGATCAGAGAGCTGAAGGTATACTGCGAGATCCGTCCCTTCGACGTATCAAGGGCAGAGATAGAGGCTTTCTGCCCAAAGGGGATCGTTCTGTCAGGAGGGCCGGCGAGTATCTATGAGCCGGAGGCCCCACGGTGTGACCCTTCCGTTTTGGAGATGGGGGTACCCATTCTGGGAATCTGCTACGGGATGCAGCTTACGGCCCATCTTTTGGGGGGTAGAGTGGCTGCCTCACCCAGGAGGGAGTATGGCCAGGCCAAGGTGACCATAGACAAGGAGGTCGATCTGTTTCGGGGAATCTTCTCGGAGGGGTCCGATAGAGAGGTCTCCGTTTGGATGAGCCACGGGGATCATGTTGAGGCCCTTCCAGAGGGGTTCGAGGGACTTGCTCATTCCGAAAACTGCCCGATTGCCGCTTTTGGAAGCACCCGGCGGAGGATTTACGGCCTGCAGTTTCATCCAGAGGTGGCCCATACCTCCCATGGCACGGCGATGCTCAGAAATTTTCTCTTCGAGATCTGCCACTGCGAGCCGTCTTGGAGCATGGAATCCTTTGTCAGGAGAACCGTGGAGGAGATCCGGAACAGGGTTGGCCCTGACAGGGTGATATGTGCTCTAAGCGGAGGGGTGGACTCTTCGGTTGTAGCGGTTCTCTTGCATCGTGCGATCGGCGATCGATCGGTCTGTATTTTCGTGAACAACGGTCTTCTGAGAAAAGGGGAGGCCGAGAGCGTGATAGCGGTCTTCCGGAACCGCATGCATCTGAACCTTCGGGCCGTGGATGCGGAAGATCTCTTCCTTGCAAAGCTCAGGGGTGTCTCCGACCCGGAGGAGAAGAGAAGAATCATCGGGAACGAATTCGTGTTCCTCTTTGAACGGGAGGCGCAGAGATACGGAAATGTTCGATTCCTGGCTCAGGGGACCCTCTATCCGGATGTTATCGAGAGTGTCTCCTTCAAGGGACCGTCTGCCCGCATAAAGAGTCATCATAATGTTGGGGGACTTCCGGACAAGCTGAACCTGAGGCTCCTCGAACCCCTCCGTGAGCTTTTCAAGGACGAAGTGAGACAGGTGGGGCGGGAACTCGGAATCCCGGAAGAGATCGTGGGTCGGCAGCCCTTTCCAGGCCCCGGGCTGGCCGTGAGGATAATCGGGGAAGTCGACCGTGAGAGACTCCGGATCCTGAGAGAGGCCGATGCCATAGTTACGGAGGAGATAGCTAAGTCGCCCCTCTCTGGTGAGATCTGGCAAGCCTTCGCCGTATTGCTGCCCGTTCGGACAGTGGGTGTCATGGGGGATTCGAGAACCTATGAGCACGTCATCGCTCTTCGGGTGGTGAGCAGCGTGGACGGTATGACAGCGGACTGGGTCCGCCTTCCTTACGAGCTGCTGGGAACCCTTTCAAACCGGATCGTCAACGAGGTGAAAGGGATAAACCGGGTGGTCTATGACCTGAGTTCAAAACCTCCCAGTACTATTGAATGGGAGTGA
- the hflX gene encoding GTPase HflX codes for MRIYGNATGLKPSQIDRIQRLYRRKIHPDKVISPEAARFLSEVSLEIGRQVGILVNRRGTVEYVIVGDQKGILIPDLSRHRGGPNRLRGLRCIHTHLRGEGLTDDDLTDLALLRLDLMTALAVDANGGSRRMEVGHLLADNPRGERWAVSSYPSPSQCDIEFLSFIGSLEDEFRRSQGLSGSPRDGERALLVGVHRKSRHRAEESMEELKDLARSSGVTVVDCVIQRPHELDFRFLIGRGKLKDLVIRCNQLGVDLIIFDNDLTPTQAAAIADFVEVRVIDRTQLILDIFAQRAKSPDGKVQVELAQLRYLLPRLSGKSTAFSRLAGGIGGRGPGETKLEIDRRRVRDRIHALEKRLNLLSRARNQRRSKRLRNGIPILSIIGYTNAGKSTLLNSLTNSHVAVEDRLFATLDTATRRLRFPRDRDVIVTDTVGFIRDLPPDLIGAFRATLDELRDADLLIHLVDISNPRFEEHIRSVQKILADLDLMHLPRLLVLNKEDLVGEDLVRNVCHRFGGIPISAVRRSTLPRLLTAIEERLWRPPRHSNDEYERGSSLRSERHGDASLTKPNPFDI; via the coding sequence ATTAGAATCTACGGCAACGCTACAGGTCTAAAGCCCAGTCAAATCGACAGAATCCAGCGCCTCTACCGACGGAAAATTCACCCCGACAAGGTCATCTCTCCAGAGGCTGCCCGTTTCCTCTCGGAAGTATCCCTAGAGATAGGGCGGCAAGTTGGCATCCTAGTAAACCGGAGAGGTACGGTCGAATACGTAATTGTAGGAGATCAAAAGGGGATCCTGATCCCGGATCTTTCCCGCCACAGAGGTGGTCCTAATCGGCTGAGGGGACTCCGGTGTATCCACACCCATCTGCGGGGTGAAGGATTGACAGACGATGACTTGACCGATCTTGCCCTTCTCCGCTTGGATCTCATGACCGCCCTTGCCGTCGATGCAAACGGCGGATCGCGGCGCATGGAGGTTGGCCACCTACTGGCCGACAATCCCAGAGGAGAGCGCTGGGCCGTATCGTCCTACCCGTCACCCAGCCAATGCGACATCGAGTTCCTGAGCTTCATAGGTTCCCTGGAGGACGAGTTCCGGAGGTCGCAGGGGCTCAGCGGCTCCCCTAGAGACGGTGAGAGGGCTCTTCTCGTAGGGGTTCATAGGAAGTCCAGGCACCGTGCAGAAGAATCGATGGAGGAGTTGAAGGATCTTGCCCGGAGCAGCGGAGTGACCGTGGTAGATTGTGTGATTCAGCGTCCCCATGAGCTCGATTTTCGCTTCCTCATCGGCAGGGGGAAGTTGAAAGACCTCGTGATTCGGTGCAACCAGTTGGGAGTCGATCTGATCATATTCGACAACGATCTGACACCGACTCAGGCAGCCGCCATCGCCGACTTTGTCGAGGTCAGGGTGATCGACCGAACCCAGTTGATCCTGGACATTTTCGCACAGAGAGCCAAGAGCCCGGACGGGAAGGTGCAGGTTGAACTGGCCCAATTGAGGTATCTCCTGCCCCGCCTCTCGGGCAAGAGCACAGCTTTCTCACGGCTGGCCGGGGGAATCGGAGGGAGAGGTCCTGGAGAGACCAAGCTCGAGATCGACAGACGCCGGGTCCGGGATCGAATCCACGCCCTGGAAAAGAGGCTTAATCTTCTCTCCAGGGCGAGAAACCAGAGACGTTCCAAACGGCTGCGGAACGGAATCCCCATCCTTTCCATTATCGGCTATACAAACGCGGGTAAGTCGACTCTTCTCAACAGCCTCACAAACAGCCATGTTGCGGTCGAAGACCGGCTCTTTGCCACCCTCGATACTGCTACGAGAAGACTCCGCTTTCCCAGAGACCGGGACGTCATCGTTACAGATACGGTGGGTTTTATACGGGACCTGCCCCCTGATCTTATAGGGGCGTTTCGCGCCACTCTGGATGAGCTCAGAGACGCCGACCTGCTGATCCATCTCGTCGATATCAGTAATCCCCGGTTTGAGGAACATATCCGTTCTGTACAAAAGATCCTCGCCGACCTGGATCTCATGCACCTCCCGAGGCTTCTGGTTCTGAACAAGGAGGATTTGGTGGGTGAGGACCTGGTTCGAAACGTGTGCCACCGCTTCGGTGGAATCCCGATTTCGGCGGTCCGCCGGTCCACCCTTCCCCGCCTTCTAACCGCAATCGAGGAGAGGCTTTGGAGGCCCCCTCGCCATAGCAACGATGAATACGAGAGGGGAAGTTCCCTGAGGTCCGAACGCCACGGGGACGCGTCGTTGACAAAGCCGAACCCCTTTGATATATGA
- the guaB gene encoding IMP dehydrogenase: MREFPEYLTFDDVLILPGKSSVLPKDVDVSTYLTREIRLNIPLISAAMDTVTESRTAIRMAQEGGLGIIHRNMTIDRQAAEVDQVKKYESGIIVDPITMHPDQKIYEALEVMKTHGISGLPITVGKKLVGILTNRDLRFETRLDQKISTVMTHENLITVPMGTTLEDAKKILHENRIEKLLVVDEKNNLKGLITIKDIEKRRKYPNSCKDELGRLRVGAAVGIGKDREARTEALVKAGIDVLVLDSAHGHSRNVLEAVRAIKEDYPGVQLIAGNVATEEGARDLIEAGADAVKVGIGPGSICTTRVVAGIGVPQLSALMAAASAAEPLGIPIIADGGIKFSGDLTKALASGASCAMIGNLFAGTDESPGEMVLYQGRSYKVYRGMGSVEAMKQGGRDRYFQEDEMGSKLVPEGIEGRVPYRGSLSSCIHQLVGGLKSGMGYVGCDDIESLRKKAKFIRVTPSGLRESHVHRVIITKEAPNYRVE, from the coding sequence ATGAGAGAGTTTCCCGAATACCTGACTTTTGACGATGTTCTGATCCTGCCGGGCAAGTCCTCGGTTCTGCCCAAGGACGTGGATGTTTCGACCTATCTGACCCGGGAGATCCGCCTCAACATCCCCCTGATCAGTGCGGCTATGGACACGGTGACAGAGTCAAGAACGGCCATTCGCATGGCTCAGGAGGGCGGACTAGGAATCATCCACAGGAACATGACCATAGATCGCCAGGCAGCAGAGGTCGACCAGGTGAAGAAGTATGAGAGCGGGATTATCGTGGATCCGATCACCATGCACCCTGATCAGAAGATCTATGAGGCCCTGGAGGTTATGAAGACCCACGGCATCTCCGGACTTCCCATCACGGTCGGCAAGAAGCTGGTCGGGATCTTGACGAACCGTGACCTCCGATTCGAAACACGGCTCGATCAAAAGATTTCCACTGTCATGACACACGAGAATCTGATCACCGTGCCAATGGGCACCACTCTTGAAGACGCAAAGAAGATCCTCCATGAGAACCGCATCGAGAAGCTCCTGGTGGTTGACGAGAAGAACAACCTGAAGGGCCTAATTACCATAAAGGACATTGAGAAGAGAAGGAAATACCCGAACTCCTGTAAGGACGAACTCGGGAGGTTGCGAGTGGGGGCCGCCGTGGGTATAGGGAAGGACAGGGAGGCGAGAACCGAGGCTCTTGTCAAGGCGGGCATCGACGTGCTGGTGCTCGATTCTGCCCACGGGCACAGCAGGAACGTGCTTGAGGCGGTGAGGGCCATTAAGGAGGACTATCCGGGTGTCCAACTGATTGCCGGCAACGTAGCGACGGAGGAAGGTGCGCGCGACTTGATCGAGGCTGGGGCCGATGCCGTGAAGGTGGGCATCGGGCCAGGATCCATCTGTACGACCCGAGTCGTGGCCGGGATAGGAGTCCCTCAATTGAGTGCCCTTATGGCTGCGGCGAGTGCTGCCGAGCCCCTCGGAATTCCCATAATCGCCGATGGGGGCATAAAGTTTTCTGGGGATCTCACCAAGGCCCTCGCCTCAGGGGCGAGTTGTGCCATGATCGGAAACCTCTTTGCCGGAACCGATGAGAGCCCGGGCGAGATGGTTCTGTACCAAGGCCGGTCCTACAAGGTCTACAGGGGTATGGGATCCGTGGAGGCCATGAAACAGGGTGGCCGAGACAGGTACTTTCAGGAAGACGAAATGGGATCCAAGCTCGTTCCCGAAGGTATCGAGGGAAGGGTACCCTACCGGGGATCCCTTTCCTCGTGCATCCATCAGCTGGTCGGCGGATTGAAGTCCGGGATGGGGTATGTGGGCTGCGACGATATCGAAAGCCTGAGGAAGAAGGCAAAGTTCAT